TCCTGACAATATGCATTATATGAAGTCTGATATGGGCGGAGCAACAGCTGTGATCGGAGCCTTGATTTATGCAGCAGAAATGAAGCTTCCTCTCAACATCGTTGCCATTCTTCCGATCACAGATAATGCTATTTCTGAGAAGGCATTTCTTCCCAGCGATGTTATTACGGCCTACAACGGGAAAACCATTGAGGTCCTAAATACAGATGCAGAAGGCAGAATGATTCTGGCAGACTCCCTTTCTTACCTCGCCAAAAATTATAAGACAGAACTCCTGATTGACCTTGCTACCCTAACCGGAAGCTCCGTAAGAATGTTCGGAGATACCTGCGGTGCCCTGTTCTCTAATAATGAAGAGCTTAAAAATCTATTGATCAGAACCGGAGACAAAACCAACCAAAGACTGTGGAATCTTCCGTTATGGGATATCTGGAAAGATGATATTCAGTCTGATGTTGCCGACCTGAAAAACATTTCAATGAAGCCGATTGGAGACTGTATCGTAGCAGCTAAATTTCTGGAACAGTTTATTGAAAACCACCCTAAATGGGCCCATCTTGATATTGCAGGCGTAGCTTTCGGAAGTACAGGATATGCAAAGGAAAAGGCAGCAACCGGGTTTGGAGTGCAATTATTAGCTGATTTAATTGAAAATTATCACTAAAAATTAGTTTATTACAAAATTTCTCTGTATAATTGATTAGTGATTCTCAAAACCGCAGTTTATTTTGATTTTTAACATTAATTAATCAATAAAAAATTGCTTTTATTTTTGAATATTCACTAAATATTAAAAAATATTGTATGGAGGAGAAATTTATAGTATGTATTTCGTGCTATTACAAGGGCTATGATTTCATGGACGAAATGAAGAAGCTCGGTAATAAAATCATCCTGGTAACATCGGAGAATCTCAAAGAAAAAAACTGGCCATGGCATGCCATTGATGAGGTATTTTATATGTCTGAAGAAAGGCCTTCTGTCTGGAATATGGAACATCTTGTTCAGGGATTTTCTCATCTGATGAAAACCAGAAAAATTGATGCCGTTGTTGCATTGGATGATTACGATGTAGAGAAAGCAGCTCTCATCAGGGAAACATTTCGCATTCCCGGAATGGGACAGACCACGCACCGTTATTTCAGAGATAAACTGGCCATGCGCCAGAAAGCCAAAGATTCAGGGATCAATGTTCCGGAATTTACAGCGATTTTTAATAATGATGAGGTTCGCAACTTTATAGAAAGAGTTCCTGCTCCCTGGGTATTAAAACCTAGGTCAGAGGCTTCGGCTTCAGGGATAAAAAAAATTACGTCTAAAGACCAGCTTTGGGATGCCCTGGAAACTCTTGGAGAAGAGCGACACATGTTCTTACTGGAAAGCTTTAAACCGGGAGATGTTTATCATGTTGACAGCCTTACTTTCAACAAAGAGATTATGTTTACATCAGCATCCAAATATCTCGCTCCACCTATGCAGGTATCTCATGAAGGAGGGGTATTCAGATCGAAGACCTTAGGAAGATATTCTGAAGAATTTAAAGCCCTTGAAGAAGTTAATGCTAGAGTACTCTCGAGTTTTGGACTGCTTAACGGGGCCACCCACACGGAATTTATACGGGGAAAAGAAGATGGTAAATGGTATTTTCTGGAAACATCATCCAGAGTTGGCGGAGCACACATTCCCGATCTCGTGGAAGCTTCAAGCAACATTAATATCTGGCGCGAATGGGCTAAAATTGAAGACGTCTTACTGCGCGGAAAAAAATATGAAGCTCCTAAACCCACGGGATATTATTCAGGACTGATCGTTGCATTAATCAAAGACAAACATCCGGATTATCAAGCTTTTGAATGTGAAGAAGCGGTAAAATTCCTTCCGATAGACTATCACGCAGGAATTGTTTACAAGTCTACCGATCCGGACATTATACAGGAAAGACTGGATGATGCTGCGGAAAAAATACAGGCAGAAATGCTGAATATCCTTCCTCCCAAAAGCAAACTGACCTCATAATATTGAAAAAATTCACTCAATACTACTGAGAAAAGCTGAACAGATCAAATTCATAGGACTGAAATACTAAAAATCAAATAAAAAATGCCTCATATAGAACATACAGACTACTATTCAAACATATTAGGAACAAGCCTTAAAGTAGAAGTCACCGGACATCACGGATATCCCATCATTATGTTCCCGACTTCTCAAGGATTGTATACCCAAAACCATGATTTTCACCTTAATAGCAGCATCAACTGGTTTATAGAACAGGGAAAAGTAAAGCTTTATAACATCCAGACGATAGACAGCTGGAGTTTTTATGACGAAAAGATTTCGCCACAGAAAAGGATCAAAAATTATGAATTATATGTGCAATTTTTGATTAAAGAGTTTATTCCGTACATCCAGAAACTCCACAAAGTACATCGTGTAGCTATTGCCGGAGCTAGTTTCGGAGGCTATCATGCTGCTAATTTTGCCTTCAGATTTCCTGATGTGGTGTCTCATCTGTTCTGTCTTTCAGGAGCGTTCAGCATAAGAAATTTCATGGATGGATATTCGGACGATCTTGTTTATTTTAACTGTCCGAGAGAATTTGTACGAAATGATGAAGCTTGGAAATACAAACATATGCACATTGTACTCAGTACTTCCGATCAGGATATATGCAGAGATAAGAATATAGAAATGGCTGAAATCTTACGCGCAAAAGGAATTGATTTCTGGTATGACGAGAGAA
This region of Chryseobacterium vaccae genomic DNA includes:
- a CDS encoding ATP-grasp domain-containing protein, with the protein product MEEKFIVCISCYYKGYDFMDEMKKLGNKIILVTSENLKEKNWPWHAIDEVFYMSEERPSVWNMEHLVQGFSHLMKTRKIDAVVALDDYDVEKAALIRETFRIPGMGQTTHRYFRDKLAMRQKAKDSGINVPEFTAIFNNDEVRNFIERVPAPWVLKPRSEASASGIKKITSKDQLWDALETLGEERHMFLLESFKPGDVYHVDSLTFNKEIMFTSASKYLAPPMQVSHEGGVFRSKTLGRYSEEFKALEEVNARVLSSFGLLNGATHTEFIRGKEDGKWYFLETSSRVGGAHIPDLVEASSNINIWREWAKIEDVLLRGKKYEAPKPTGYYSGLIVALIKDKHPDYQAFECEEAVKFLPIDYHAGIVYKSTDPDIIQERLDDAAEKIQAEMLNILPPKSKLTS
- a CDS encoding alpha/beta hydrolase-fold protein, whose protein sequence is MPHIEHTDYYSNILGTSLKVEVTGHHGYPIIMFPTSQGLYTQNHDFHLNSSINWFIEQGKVKLYNIQTIDSWSFYDEKISPQKRIKNYELYVQFLIKEFIPYIQKLHKVHRVAIAGASFGGYHAANFAFRFPDVVSHLFCLSGAFSIRNFMDGYSDDLVYFNCPREFVRNDEAWKYKHMHIVLSTSDQDICRDKNIEMAEILRAKGIDFWYDERKWINHDWPLWRMVFPTFIGAYFS